The following coding sequences are from one Roseburia hominis A2-183 window:
- the rpoC gene encoding DNA-directed RNA polymerase subunit beta', which yields MPETMNKEATGQSISFDAIKIGLASPEKIHEWSRGEVKKPETINYRTLKPEKDGLFCEKIFGPSKDWECHCGKYKKIRYKGVVCDRCGVEITKASVRRERMGHIELAAPVSHIWYFKGIPSRMGLILDLSPRTLEKVLYFASYIVLDAGNTALQYKQVLSESEYQEAREQYGNAFRVGMGAEAIQELLHAIDLEKDSAELQAELADATGQKRARIIKRLEVVEAFRESGNKPEWMILTVIPVIPPDLRPMVQLDGGRFATSDLNDLYRRIINRNNRLRRLLELGAPDIIVRNEKRMLQEAVDALIDNGRRGRPVTGPGNRALKSLSDMLKGKSGRFRQNLLGKRVDYSGRSVICVEPKLKIYQCGLPKEMAIELFKPFVMKELVANGTAHNIKSAKKMVERLQTEVWDVLEDVIKEHPVMLNRAPTLHRLGIQAFEPILVEGKAIKLHPLVCTAFNADFDGDQMAVHLPLSVEAQAECRFMLLSPNNLLKPSDGGLVAVPSQDMVLGIYYLTQERPGAKGEGKFFKSVNEAILAYENGAVTLHSRIKVRMSKTMPDGKKITGIVESTLGRFIFNEIIPQDLGFVDRSIPGNELKLEVDFLVAKKQNKQILEKVINIHGATRTAEVLDAVKAMGYKYSTRAAMTVSISDMTEPPEKPQMIKDAQDTVDRITKQYKRGLITEEERYKEVVETWKETDEQLTHALLSGLDKYNNIFMMADSGARGSDKQIKQLAGMRGLMADTTGRTIELPIKSNFREGLDVLEYFMSAHGARKGMSDTALRTADSGYLTRRLVDVSQHMIVRESDCCEGTGREIPGMWVTAFMDGKEEIESLQERITGRFSCNTICDAEGNVLVKANHMITPKRAALVMSKGVDENGEPLTKVKIRTVLSCRSHMGVCAKCYGANMATGQAVQVGEAIGIIAAQSIGEPGTQLTMRTFHTGGVAGTDITQGLPRVEEIFEARKPKGLAIITEFSGVANIKDTKKKREIVVTNNETGESKAYLIPYGSRIKVMDGAVLEAGDELTEGSVNPHDILKIKGVRAVQDYMLREVQRVYRLQGVEINDKHIEVIVRQMLQKVRVETNGDSDMLPGTLVDTLDFEDTNELLEKEGKELAEGKQVLLGITKASLATNSFLSAASFQETTKVLTEAAIKGKVDPLIGMKENVIIGKLIPAGTGMKRYRNIKLSSDIDENEEIAFDDFDDFDDTDVADENYTLEENAPEESEDTEE from the coding sequence ATGCCAGAGACAATGAATAAAGAGGCAACAGGCCAGTCTATCTCTTTCGATGCCATTAAGATCGGTTTGGCATCACCGGAGAAGATTCATGAGTGGTCCAGAGGCGAGGTTAAGAAGCCTGAGACGATCAACTACAGAACATTAAAGCCTGAGAAGGATGGTCTGTTCTGTGAAAAGATTTTCGGACCGAGCAAGGACTGGGAATGCCACTGTGGTAAATACAAGAAGATCCGCTACAAAGGTGTGGTATGTGACCGATGCGGCGTTGAGATTACAAAAGCAAGCGTTCGTAGAGAGCGTATGGGACATATCGAGCTTGCAGCTCCGGTTTCCCATATCTGGTACTTTAAGGGAATTCCGTCCCGCATGGGACTGATTCTTGACCTCTCACCGAGAACTCTTGAGAAGGTATTATATTTTGCATCATACATTGTACTGGATGCCGGTAACACGGCATTACAGTATAAGCAGGTGCTTTCCGAGAGCGAATATCAGGAAGCCAGAGAGCAGTACGGCAATGCGTTCCGTGTCGGAATGGGTGCCGAGGCAATCCAGGAACTGTTACACGCGATCGATCTTGAGAAGGATTCCGCAGAGCTTCAGGCAGAGCTTGCAGACGCAACCGGTCAGAAGCGCGCGCGCATCATCAAGAGACTGGAAGTTGTAGAAGCATTCCGCGAGTCCGGCAACAAGCCGGAGTGGATGATCCTCACGGTCATCCCGGTCATTCCGCCAGATCTGCGCCCGATGGTACAGCTGGATGGCGGACGTTTTGCAACATCCGACTTAAATGATCTGTACAGAAGAATCATCAACCGTAACAACCGTCTGAGAAGACTCTTAGAGCTTGGCGCACCGGATATCATCGTCCGCAACGAGAAGCGTATGCTTCAGGAGGCTGTAGATGCCCTGATCGATAACGGCCGCCGCGGACGTCCTGTTACAGGACCGGGTAACAGAGCACTCAAGTCTCTGTCTGACATGTTAAAAGGTAAGTCCGGACGTTTCCGTCAGAACCTGCTTGGTAAGCGTGTTGACTATTCCGGACGTTCCGTTATCTGCGTAGAGCCGAAGTTAAAGATTTACCAGTGCGGTCTTCCGAAGGAAATGGCAATCGAGCTGTTCAAGCCGTTCGTTATGAAGGAGCTCGTTGCAAACGGAACCGCTCATAATATCAAGAGTGCGAAGAAGATGGTCGAGAGACTTCAGACTGAGGTCTGGGATGTGCTCGAGGACGTCATCAAAGAGCATCCGGTTATGCTGAACCGTGCTCCTACACTGCACCGTCTCGGTATTCAGGCATTCGAGCCGATCCTCGTAGAGGGTAAGGCAATCAAGCTTCATCCGCTTGTGTGTACCGCGTTCAACGCCGATTTCGATGGTGACCAGATGGCTGTTCATCTTCCGCTTTCTGTGGAAGCGCAGGCAGAGTGCCGTTTCATGCTGCTCTCTCCGAACAACCTGTTAAAGCCGTCTGACGGTGGACTGGTAGCCGTTCCTTCACAGGATATGGTGCTTGGTATTTACTACCTGACACAGGAGAGACCAGGCGCAAAGGGAGAAGGCAAATTCTTCAAGAGTGTCAACGAAGCAATCCTCGCCTATGAGAATGGCGCGGTAACACTTCACTCCAGAATCAAAGTCCGCATGAGCAAGACCATGCCGGATGGAAAAAAGATTACCGGAATCGTAGAGTCCACGCTGGGACGTTTCATCTTCAACGAGATTATCCCGCAGGATCTGGGCTTTGTAGACAGAAGCATTCCGGGCAATGAATTAAAGCTCGAGGTCGATTTCCTCGTAGCAAAGAAGCAGAATAAGCAGATCCTTGAGAAAGTCATCAATATTCACGGCGCAACCAGAACTGCCGAGGTGCTGGATGCTGTTAAGGCGATGGGTTACAAATACTCCACCAGGGCGGCAATGACCGTATCCATTTCCGATATGACCGAGCCGCCGGAAAAGCCACAGATGATCAAGGACGCCCAGGATACCGTAGACCGCATTACAAAGCAGTATAAGCGTGGTCTTATCACAGAGGAAGAGCGTTACAAGGAAGTCGTAGAGACATGGAAAGAGACGGATGAGCAGCTGACACATGCACTTCTCTCCGGACTGGATAAGTACAACAACATCTTCATGATGGCGGATTCCGGAGCCCGTGGTTCCGATAAGCAGATCAAACAGCTTGCTGGTATGCGAGGACTTATGGCAGATACAACCGGTAGAACAATCGAGCTGCCAATCAAGTCCAACTTCCGTGAAGGTCTTGACGTACTGGAATACTTCATGTCTGCGCATGGAGCGCGAAAAGGTATGTCCGATACCGCCCTTCGTACCGCCGATTCCGGATACCTGACCAGACGTCTGGTAGATGTATCACAGCATATGATCGTTCGTGAGTCTGACTGCTGTGAGGGAACAGGCAGAGAGATCCCTGGTATGTGGGTAACTGCATTCATGGATGGCAAGGAAGAGATCGAGAGCCTTCAGGAGCGTATTACAGGACGTTTCTCCTGCAATACCATCTGCGATGCCGAGGGCAATGTCCTCGTGAAGGCAAATCATATGATTACACCGAAGCGCGCAGCGCTTGTTATGAGCAAGGGTGTGGATGAGAACGGAGAACCGCTTACAAAGGTGAAGATCCGTACTGTATTATCCTGCCGTTCCCACATGGGTGTGTGTGCGAAGTGCTACGGTGCCAACATGGCAACCGGCCAGGCAGTACAGGTTGGTGAGGCAATCGGTATCATCGCGGCACAGTCCATCGGTGAGCCTGGTACACAGCTTACCATGCGTACGTTCCATACGGGTGGTGTTGCCGGTACCGATATTACACAGGGTCTTCCGCGTGTCGAGGAAATTTTTGAGGCAAGAAAGCCGAAGGGACTTGCGATCATTACCGAGTTCAGCGGTGTTGCCAATATCAAAGATACCAAGAAGAAGCGTGAGATCGTTGTGACGAACAATGAGACTGGAGAGAGCAAGGCATATCTGATTCCTTACGGTTCCAGAATCAAGGTTATGGACGGTGCAGTCTTAGAGGCCGGCGACGAGCTGACAGAAGGTTCTGTCAACCCGCATGATATCTTAAAGATCAAGGGTGTGCGTGCCGTTCAGGATTACATGCTTCGCGAAGTACAGCGTGTATACCGTCTGCAGGGTGTTGAGATCAACGATAAGCATATCGAGGTGATCGTGCGCCAGATGCTGCAGAAAGTCCGTGTGGAGACAAACGGAGATTCCGATATGCTCCCGGGAACATTAGTAGATACGCTTGACTTCGAGGATACAAATGAGCTTCTGGAGAAAGAGGGCAAGGAGCTTGCAGAAGGCAAGCAGGTACTGCTTGGTATCACAAAGGCTTCTCTTGCAACCAACTCCTTCCTGTCAGCAGCATCCTTCCAGGAGACCACAAAGGTTCTGACGGAAGCTGCCATCAAGGGTAAGGTTGATCCGCTCATTGGTATGAAGGAGAACGTTATCATTGGTAAGCTGATCCCGGCTGGTACCGGTATGAAGAGATACCGCAATATCAAGCTGAGCTCGGATATTGATGAGAACGAGGAGATTGCATTCGATGATTTCGACGATTTTGATGACACTGATGTGGCAGATGAGAATTACACATTAGAGGAGAATGCGCCGGAAGAGTCCGAGGATACAGAAGAATAA